A DNA window from Ahaetulla prasina isolate Xishuangbanna chromosome 7, ASM2864084v1, whole genome shotgun sequence contains the following coding sequences:
- the LOC131202573 gene encoding thioredoxin reductase 1, cytoplasmic-like — MGNSVGKGKVVQQAPEEQRNRATPFEATKNTTQKAFQIHGKGKNVEAAINKKDWKLAIQTLIDENNVMIFSNTTCEFCAKVKDLFKSMGVSYFVLELDQIGHHIEKRNVNETLRPDCTFFSN, encoded by the exons ATGGGCAACTCAGTGGGGAAAGGCAAAGTTGTCCAGCAGGCACCCGAGGAGCAGCGGAATCGCGCCACGCCCTTCGAAG CCACCAAAAATACTACTCAGAAGGCATTCCAAATTCatggcaaaggaaaaaatgtGGAGGCTGCTATTAATAAGAAAGATTGGAAATTAGCGATCCAGACACTCATTGATGAAAACAATGTCATGATTTTCAGCAATACCACTTGCGAATTCTGTGCAAAG GTGAAGGATCTGTTCAAGTCCATGGGTGTTTCTTATTTCGTTCTTGAACTTGACCAAATTG GCCACCACATTGAAAAAAGGAATGTAAATGAAACACTAAGGCCAGACTGCACATTTTTCTCAAACTGA